In the Paenibacillus pabuli genome, one interval contains:
- a CDS encoding secondary thiamine-phosphate synthase enzyme YjbQ: MLFTKNISTSRRDEIKDITREVEQVVRNSGVQNGTALVYCPHTTAGIAINENADPDVKHDVLLRLNEVYPWEHPQYRHAEGNTASHLKSITTGPSQTVIIHEGRLLLGRWQGIYFSEFDGPREREYYIKIMEG; this comes from the coding sequence ATGTTATTTACGAAAAATATATCGACCTCCAGACGGGATGAAATCAAGGATATTACAAGAGAAGTAGAGCAGGTTGTCCGCAATAGCGGTGTGCAAAACGGAACTGCCCTTGTCTATTGTCCCCATACGACAGCAGGCATTGCCATTAATGAAAATGCCGATCCAGATGTTAAACACGATGTGCTGCTTCGTCTGAACGAAGTGTATCCTTGGGAACATCCTCAATATCGGCATGCCGAGGGGAATACCGCTTCCCACCTGAAATCGATCACAACCGGTCCATCTCAAACGGTGATCATTCATGAAGGCAGATTATTACTCGGCAGATGGCAGGGCATTTATTTTAGCGAATTTGACGGTCCTCGAGAGCGGGAATATTATATCAAGATCATGGAAGGATAA
- a CDS encoding pyrimidine/purine nucleoside phosphorylase, whose protein sequence is MSQFDQVSVVKEANIYYDGQVTSRTVILGDGSKVTLGIMLPGSYEFGTDSREIMEILSGDLRVLLPGEEDWQEIQGQVAFHVPAESKFKLEIRSVTDYCCSYPAE, encoded by the coding sequence ATGTCACAGTTTGATCAAGTCAGTGTAGTGAAAGAGGCCAACATTTATTATGATGGCCAGGTAACCAGCAGAACGGTTATTTTGGGGGATGGCAGCAAAGTGACTCTGGGCATCATGCTCCCAGGCAGCTATGAGTTCGGTACGGATTCCCGTGAAATCATGGAGATTCTGTCCGGCGATCTGAGAGTATTGCTTCCCGGAGAAGAAGATTGGCAAGAGATTCAAGGTCAAGTTGCGTTTCACGTGCCTGCCGAATCCAAATTCAAACTGGAGATACGCAGCGTTACCGACTACTGCTGCTCGTACCCGGCGGAATAA
- a CDS encoding glucose-6-phosphate isomerase produces MAKKVKFDYSTALQFVNQHEVDYFAEPIRLAHEQLHNGTGTGSDYLGWIDLPTAYDKEEFSRIQKAAAKIQSDSEVLIVIGIGGSYLGARAAIEMLTHSFYNNLPKDKRKTPEIYFAGNNISSTYVTHLLDLVEGKDFSVNVISKSGTTTEPAIAFRIFRAALEKKYGKEEARKRIYATTDKERGALKKLANEEGYESFVIPDDVGGRYSVLTAVGLLPIATAGINIEEMMQGAADASKEYSNPNVAENEAYQYAAVRNALYRKGKGTEILVNYEPSLHFVSEWWKQLYGESEGKDFKGIYPASVDFSTDLHSMGQFIQEGSRNIFETVIQVAEVSEHISIESDPDDLDGLNFLEGKTMDFVNKKAFQGTLLAHTDGQVPNLIVNIPDMSPYSFGYLVYFFEKACGISGYLLGVNPFDQPGVEAYKKNMFALLGKPGFEEEKAALEARLSE; encoded by the coding sequence ATGGCAAAAAAAGTGAAGTTTGATTACAGCACTGCCTTGCAATTTGTAAACCAGCATGAAGTGGACTATTTCGCTGAACCGATTCGTCTGGCTCACGAGCAGCTCCACAACGGAACAGGAACCGGATCCGATTACCTGGGCTGGATTGACCTGCCAACCGCTTATGACAAGGAAGAATTCTCCCGTATTCAAAAAGCGGCTGCCAAAATCCAAAGCGATTCCGAAGTGCTGATCGTTATCGGTATCGGTGGTTCATACCTGGGTGCACGCGCAGCGATCGAGATGCTGACACACTCCTTCTATAACAATCTGCCAAAAGATAAACGCAAAACGCCTGAAATCTATTTCGCAGGAAACAATATCAGCTCCACGTATGTAACTCATTTGCTGGATCTGGTGGAAGGCAAAGACTTCTCCGTGAACGTCATCTCCAAATCCGGTACGACTACCGAGCCTGCCATTGCTTTCCGTATCTTCCGTGCAGCACTGGAGAAAAAATACGGTAAAGAAGAAGCACGCAAACGTATCTATGCTACAACAGACAAAGAGCGCGGCGCACTGAAAAAACTGGCGAACGAAGAAGGTTACGAGTCTTTCGTTATTCCGGATGATGTAGGTGGACGTTACTCGGTTCTGACAGCAGTAGGCTTGCTGCCAATCGCTACAGCTGGCATTAACATCGAAGAAATGATGCAAGGTGCAGCTGACGCATCCAAGGAATACAGCAACCCGAATGTTGCTGAGAATGAAGCATATCAATATGCTGCTGTTCGTAACGCATTGTACCGTAAAGGTAAAGGAACAGAAATCCTCGTAAACTACGAGCCGTCCCTGCACTTTGTATCCGAATGGTGGAAACAACTTTATGGAGAAAGCGAAGGTAAAGATTTCAAAGGAATCTATCCTGCTTCTGTTGATTTCTCCACGGATTTACACTCCATGGGTCAATTCATCCAGGAGGGAAGCCGTAACATCTTCGAAACGGTCATTCAGGTCGCTGAAGTATCTGAGCATATCTCGATCGAATCCGATCCGGATGATCTGGATGGTCTGAACTTCCTTGAAGGCAAAACAATGGACTTCGTCAACAAAAAAGCATTCCAAGGCACTCTGCTTGCACATACAGACGGTCAAGTTCCAAACCTGATCGTGAATATTCCGGATATGTCTCCATATTCTTTCGGATATCTGGTATACTTCTTTGAAAAAGCATGCGGCATCAGCGGATACCTGCTCGGCGTTAACCCGTTTGACCAACCAGGGGTAGAAGCTTACAAGAAAAACATGTTCGCATTGCTGGGCAAACCAGGCTTTGAAGAAGAGAAAGCCGCGCTTGAAGCGAGACTTTCTGAATAA
- a CDS encoding YigZ family protein, protein MLERYRTVRGPGNLEIVIKKSRFIGHIMPVTTEEEAVAFIDEIKKKHWNATHNCSAYMIGERDEIQKQSDDGEPSGTAGKPILEVIKNQQLKNVAIVVTRYFGGIMLGAGGLIRAYTDGAVAAIEAGEAITKVLHREVFVELDYTWLGKVENELRSREVRTGETGFTDKVTLTCLPPDSETEAFIAWITDLTQGQSRITEGQRLYFIEGE, encoded by the coding sequence ATGCTTGAACGTTATCGCACGGTTCGAGGACCGGGCAATCTGGAAATTGTCATCAAGAAGTCGCGATTCATCGGTCATATTATGCCAGTTACAACGGAAGAAGAAGCAGTTGCTTTTATTGATGAAATTAAGAAAAAACATTGGAATGCCACTCATAACTGTTCTGCATATATGATCGGGGAGAGAGATGAGATCCAGAAGCAATCCGATGATGGAGAACCAAGCGGAACTGCAGGGAAACCCATTCTTGAAGTCATCAAAAATCAGCAGCTGAAAAATGTGGCTATTGTGGTTACGCGTTATTTCGGGGGAATCATGCTTGGAGCAGGCGGTTTAATCCGAGCATATACGGATGGCGCTGTAGCGGCTATTGAAGCTGGAGAAGCCATTACCAAAGTGCTTCATCGTGAAGTGTTTGTGGAACTGGATTACACGTGGCTGGGGAAAGTGGAAAATGAATTAAGAAGCCGGGAAGTCCGTACGGGTGAAACTGGATTCACCGATAAGGTTACGTTGACTTGTCTTCCGCCGGATAGTGAAACCGAGGCATTTATCGCCTGGATCACGGATTTGACGCAAGGGCAATCCCGGATCACGGAGGGACAGCGGCTTTATTTTATTGAAGGGGAATAA
- the cysT gene encoding sulfate ABC transporter permease subunit CysT, producing the protein MNTVLRHKGWTWGFRSTVLLYFIVLIVLPIIGVYVNSFSEGWSNFAESVMDPIAWKAVLLTVRLAVVATLINVVLGTMIAWVLTRYRFFGRSFLNSLVDLPFALPTAVGGLMIMLLLGPVSAVGKLAETMGIEIVFHQPAIVIAMTFVTFPFVIRAVQPLLEEIDPSEEEASYTMGASKARTFRQVILPSMAPGMISGGMLAFSRALAEFGAVVLVAGNIPGRTLTASVFIYGEIESDNPTGAAAVSVLLLTLSFLILWLINLVQMRGRRR; encoded by the coding sequence ATGAATACCGTTCTTCGTCACAAGGGATGGACTTGGGGATTCCGCAGTACTGTATTGCTATATTTTATTGTACTCATCGTGCTTCCAATTATCGGTGTGTACGTCAATTCCTTCTCTGAAGGATGGAGCAATTTTGCCGAGAGCGTCATGGATCCAATCGCGTGGAAAGCCGTATTGCTGACGGTTCGACTGGCTGTTGTCGCTACACTGATTAACGTGGTATTGGGCACCATGATTGCCTGGGTGCTCACGCGTTATCGTTTCTTTGGGAGATCGTTTCTCAACAGTCTCGTAGATCTGCCCTTTGCACTACCTACTGCAGTTGGCGGATTAATGATTATGCTGCTGCTTGGACCAGTCAGTGCTGTAGGCAAGCTGGCTGAAACCATGGGAATTGAAATTGTGTTTCATCAGCCTGCGATCGTCATTGCGATGACCTTTGTTACGTTTCCATTCGTGATTCGTGCGGTCCAGCCGCTGCTAGAAGAGATCGACCCTTCTGAGGAAGAGGCCTCCTATACCATGGGTGCATCGAAGGCGCGTACGTTCAGGCAGGTCATTCTGCCTTCTATGGCTCCAGGCATGATTAGTGGTGGTATGCTTGCTTTTTCCAGAGCGCTTGCAGAATTTGGAGCAGTTGTGCTGGTGGCGGGCAACATCCCGGGCAGAACGCTGACGGCTTCCGTGTTTATCTACGGCGAGATCGAAAGTGACAATCCTACGGGTGCAGCTGCTGTATCCGTACTGCTCCTCACGCTCTCTTTCCTGATCCTCTGGCTGATTAATCTGGTGCAGATGCGGGGGAGAAGACGATGA
- a CDS encoding TetR/AcrR family transcriptional regulator, with protein sequence MARRAVEQELSRERILEAARHLFITKGYRAISMRSIGQHLGYSHGSLYYHFKEKAELFYAIVVEDFNHLGHLLLQAMVRPVVGGMSKVEHIMLEFIRFGLENPYQYEIMFMIRDEELLSYCRTEQGRCFELFASIVRQYMNEEGCTEEDIQCVPRTLFLSMHGFISYYIQDRVTFAEIESSALSHVKVLCRNL encoded by the coding sequence ATGGCTAGAAGAGCAGTCGAACAAGAGTTGTCGAGGGAGCGGATCCTGGAGGCGGCGAGACATCTTTTTATTACCAAAGGATACCGCGCCATTTCGATGCGAAGCATCGGCCAGCATCTGGGCTATAGTCATGGGTCGCTGTATTATCATTTTAAGGAAAAGGCAGAACTGTTCTATGCCATTGTGGTAGAAGATTTCAATCATCTGGGACATTTGCTGCTGCAAGCCATGGTCAGGCCAGTCGTGGGCGGTATGAGCAAGGTAGAGCATATCATGTTGGAATTCATTCGTTTTGGTTTGGAGAATCCGTATCAATACGAGATTATGTTCATGATTCGGGATGAGGAACTGTTATCTTATTGTCGCACGGAGCAGGGAAGATGCTTCGAATTGTTTGCTTCAATTGTGAGGCAGTATATGAACGAAGAAGGCTGTACGGAAGAAGATATCCAATGTGTGCCGCGCACACTGTTTTTGTCCATGCACGGATTCATATCGTATTATATTCAGGATCGTGTAACGTTTGCTGAGATTGAATCGTCGGCATTATCTCATGTCAAAGTACTATGCCGCAATCTATAA
- a CDS encoding sulfate ABC transporter permease subunit, whose protein sequence is MRRLLIGLTFAVFIVLLIIPLGRILIGAFEDGAGGFLDGLMRPEALHALMMTGLVVLVVTLLNTLFGIMMAIYLVRAGWLSDRIKGLLNSIVDLPYAVSPVIGGLMIVLLLGPNSIMGGFFEGIGFNVVYAFPGMVIATLFVTFPLMVREVMPVLQELGSQQEEAASTLGAYGWRTFWSVTWPSIRWAVVYGLVLTVARSLGEFGAVLVVSGNIMNKTQTATTLVYQDVENFNVSAANGVALVLVTFSVGLLLMMEWAKKRKEVH, encoded by the coding sequence ATGAGACGGCTATTAATTGGACTTACGTTTGCGGTATTTATTGTGCTTCTGATTATTCCTTTGGGACGCATTTTGATCGGAGCATTTGAAGACGGTGCAGGAGGCTTCCTGGATGGGCTGATGCGCCCTGAAGCGCTGCATGCCTTGATGATGACCGGCCTTGTTGTGCTGGTTGTCACGCTGTTAAATACATTGTTCGGCATTATGATGGCTATTTACCTGGTTCGTGCCGGATGGCTCAGTGATCGGATCAAAGGATTGCTGAACAGTATCGTGGACCTGCCTTATGCGGTGTCCCCCGTCATTGGCGGGTTAATGATTGTATTGCTGCTCGGGCCGAACAGCATTATGGGCGGCTTTTTTGAAGGAATAGGGTTCAATGTGGTTTACGCCTTTCCGGGTATGGTCATTGCAACGCTGTTTGTCACATTCCCGCTGATGGTCAGGGAGGTTATGCCGGTCCTGCAGGAACTTGGTTCGCAGCAGGAAGAGGCGGCTTCAACGCTTGGCGCTTATGGTTGGAGAACGTTCTGGAGTGTCACCTGGCCTTCCATCCGCTGGGCTGTCGTATACGGGCTTGTCCTTACCGTTGCACGATCGCTTGGAGAATTCGGTGCAGTGCTGGTGGTGTCGGGCAATATTATGAACAAAACGCAGACGGCAACAACGCTTGTTTATCAGGATGTTGAGAATTTTAATGTCTCTGCCGCAAATGGTGTGGCATTGGTACTGGTTACCTTCTCTGTTGGGCTGCTGCTCATGATGGAATGGGCCAAGAAGCGAAAGGAAGTGCATTGA
- a CDS encoding RNA polymerase sigma factor gives MAFVKSVDCRINRPHDNRNQVKPYIQTGHQAEYSMEQKLERVLPDLMSTLYAYCLSLTGSVWETEDLVQDTCVKILASSAMQTLGTKQEMNWEAYLIRMARNTWIDVIRKREKLACKLDSLKPFMQEFAEEERFEEIESAVQILVVELPPWQRAIYILRELMGYTTAETAQMLDTSEGAVKAALNRARSALERVRRSHQETEGGAASGAGEDSTSAEQLRSYLMAFRSGDTARLIDLCLNRTDDPVAVAGTILQQSLPSPSTQPMMYGYSNASMTSMMYGGGYAALMVA, from the coding sequence ATGGCCTTTGTGAAGTCCGTGGATTGCAGAATCAACAGACCACATGATAACCGTAACCAAGTTAAACCATATATCCAGACTGGTCATCAAGCCGAATACAGCATGGAACAGAAGTTGGAACGTGTGCTGCCGGATCTGATGAGTACCCTGTACGCGTATTGCCTGTCTTTGACCGGTTCAGTCTGGGAGACAGAGGATCTGGTTCAGGATACCTGCGTGAAAATACTGGCTTCTTCGGCTATGCAGACCTTAGGTACGAAGCAAGAGATGAACTGGGAAGCGTATCTAATCCGGATGGCGCGCAACACGTGGATTGACGTCATACGGAAGCGGGAGAAGCTCGCTTGTAAATTGGATAGCCTAAAACCGTTTATGCAAGAATTTGCGGAGGAGGAGCGATTCGAGGAGATCGAGTCTGCTGTCCAGATCCTTGTAGTTGAGCTGCCACCGTGGCAGCGCGCGATATATATATTACGTGAGTTAATGGGTTACACGACGGCAGAGACTGCGCAGATGCTGGATACATCGGAAGGAGCGGTCAAAGCTGCGCTGAATCGCGCCAGATCAGCTCTGGAACGCGTCAGACGAAGCCACCAGGAAACGGAAGGCGGAGCAGCGAGTGGCGCAGGTGAAGATTCAACAAGCGCAGAGCAGCTGAGAAGTTATTTGATGGCTTTTCGCAGTGGAGATACCGCACGTCTAATTGATCTGTGCCTGAACCGCACGGATGATCCGGTGGCCGTAGCAGGAACCATTCTACAGCAGTCCTTGCCGTCTCCATCAACGCAGCCAATGATGTACGGGTATTCCAATGCCAGCATGACTTCAATGATGTATGGAGGAGGATACGCCGCGCTCATGGTTGCATAA
- a CDS encoding MBL fold metallo-hydrolase — translation MNQLTFLGTGDAMGVPRVYCDCVVCTEARLTGINRRKRSSVLIHSDGEAEPFMIDCGPDWRSQMEDQGLRMVDTLLVTHAHFDHIGGLPEWADACRWLGVKGKLYAPREVITTIQSQFPWLSRHMNFLETDADIQLGGWNVHSWKVCHGKNGYSYAYRLEREGYSWAYCSDAIDLKEAEKEPLHGLDLLVLGTSFVHELAEFSTRSVYDMREAQELLREVKPGRTYFTHMSHDVDVQQNYDLDPGITLALTGMKVQLGNRLN, via the coding sequence TTGAATCAGCTAACATTTCTGGGAACCGGGGATGCCATGGGCGTGCCGCGTGTATACTGTGATTGCGTAGTCTGCACCGAGGCGCGCCTAACCGGGATCAACCGTCGTAAACGCTCTTCTGTTCTGATCCACTCAGATGGCGAAGCCGAGCCGTTTATGATTGACTGCGGACCAGACTGGAGATCACAGATGGAGGATCAGGGATTGCGTATGGTGGATACGTTATTGGTGACACATGCGCATTTTGACCATATTGGAGGTTTGCCCGAATGGGCGGATGCCTGCCGCTGGCTGGGAGTCAAGGGTAAACTGTACGCACCGCGCGAAGTAATCACAACCATTCAGAGTCAATTCCCTTGGCTAAGCCGGCACATGAACTTTCTGGAAACGGATGCTGATATCCAGCTCGGCGGATGGAACGTGCATTCTTGGAAGGTGTGCCACGGTAAAAATGGTTATTCTTATGCGTATCGTCTTGAACGGGAAGGGTACAGCTGGGCATATTGTTCGGATGCCATCGATCTGAAGGAGGCAGAGAAGGAGCCGCTGCACGGGCTGGATCTGCTGGTGCTCGGAACGAGCTTTGTGCATGAGCTTGCGGAATTCTCCACACGTTCCGTATATGACATGCGTGAGGCGCAGGAACTGCTGCGGGAAGTGAAACCGGGACGCACCTATTTTACCCATATGTCTCATGACGTGGATGTACAGCAAAACTACGATTTGGACCCAGGCATTACGCTGGCGCTTACAGGTATGAAGGTACAGCTGGGCAATCGTCTGAATTAA
- a CDS encoding sulfate ABC transporter substrate-binding protein — protein sequence MQTMKKKRNPLYVALMLLLVCMTVGCSNQEAEGEQNAPSADEQSNTLVIGAYSVAKDAVGELLPKFKEEWKAKTGQTVNFQESYEASGTQARAIVGGFEADVALLAMESDIDKLVKADLVTSDWKQTPNDGMITRSIVVLGTRDGNPLGIRDFEDLTKPGVKVLYPNPKTSGGAQWDINAIYGAGLKLSEEKGQKDPAAAKAFLEKVHVNVESLDKSGRSSMAAFEYGVGDVIVTYENELLARIAQGVKYDIVVPKNTILIENPAVVVDKYADKHGNRELAEAFVEYLRTPEAQRIFAKHGFRSVDPNVFAETESMFPTPEGLFDINYLGGWDEVRSTLYSKRGVWYQVLAGL from the coding sequence ATGCAGACGATGAAGAAGAAAAGAAACCCCTTATACGTTGCCCTTATGCTTCTGCTCGTCTGCATGACCGTAGGCTGCAGCAATCAGGAAGCAGAAGGCGAGCAGAACGCACCCTCTGCAGATGAACAATCCAATACGCTTGTTATTGGTGCATACAGTGTAGCCAAGGATGCTGTCGGAGAGCTGCTGCCCAAGTTCAAGGAGGAATGGAAGGCCAAAACCGGACAGACGGTCAATTTCCAGGAGTCCTATGAAGCCTCCGGTACGCAAGCAAGGGCCATTGTTGGCGGATTTGAGGCTGATGTAGCACTGCTCGCCATGGAAAGTGACATCGATAAACTGGTCAAAGCAGATCTCGTGACCTCTGATTGGAAACAAACTCCGAATGACGGCATGATTACCCGTTCCATTGTTGTTCTTGGAACAAGGGATGGTAACCCGCTTGGAATTCGTGATTTTGAAGATTTGACCAAGCCGGGAGTCAAGGTGCTGTATCCCAATCCCAAAACGTCAGGCGGAGCCCAGTGGGATATCAATGCGATCTATGGGGCAGGATTGAAGCTGTCGGAAGAGAAGGGCCAGAAGGACCCTGCCGCTGCCAAAGCGTTTCTGGAGAAGGTGCATGTGAATGTGGAGTCGCTGGATAAGAGCGGGCGCTCTTCCATGGCAGCCTTTGAATATGGCGTCGGCGATGTCATCGTGACTTATGAGAATGAATTGCTTGCCCGCATTGCCCAGGGTGTAAAATACGATATCGTTGTACCGAAGAATACAATCCTGATTGAGAATCCGGCGGTAGTGGTAGACAAATACGCGGATAAACACGGGAACCGGGAATTGGCTGAAGCCTTTGTGGAATATTTGCGGACCCCGGAGGCTCAGCGAATATTCGCCAAGCATGGTTTTCGTTCGGTAGATCCGAATGTATTTGCCGAGACGGAATCCATGTTTCCAACCCCTGAAGGCCTGTTTGACATCAACTACCTTGGTGGATGGGATGAAGTGCGAAGTACGCTGTATTCCAAACGCGGAGTCTGGTATCAGGTGCTGGCGGGATTATAA
- a CDS encoding sulfate/molybdate ABC transporter ATP-binding protein, translating into MHVEVRDLNKHFGQFHAVKDVSFDIAKGHLIGLLGPSGGGKTSILRMLAGLESPGSGEIRFHGKVVNHLPPQERGIGFVFQNYALFKHMTVFDNIAFGLKVKKTPKAQIRERVMELVELTGLKGFEQRYPHQLSGGQRQRVAFARALAPEPQLLLLDEPFAAIDAKIRQELRSWLRELIERVGITSIFVTHDQDEAIEVADEIMIISQGRLEQKGTPWDIYKNPQTPFVATFIGESTVVEDASQLKGFEHAIEGDHTRALIRPEYIEIGLKNEFSMLSATEKGTVKHLHFRGSQWMVEVEVQGHKLITYRSLEKTTLEIGQQIRVLVHRAYLFNDVDSWVVENRLKEDPMPVMI; encoded by the coding sequence ATGCATGTGGAAGTCCGTGATCTGAACAAACATTTCGGTCAATTTCATGCGGTAAAAGATGTCTCGTTCGATATTGCCAAAGGTCATCTGATCGGTCTGCTGGGACCCAGTGGAGGAGGCAAAACGTCTATCCTGCGCATGCTCGCCGGTCTGGAAAGCCCGGGTTCCGGAGAGATTCGCTTTCACGGAAAGGTCGTGAATCATCTGCCTCCGCAGGAGCGGGGAATCGGATTCGTTTTTCAGAACTATGCTTTGTTCAAACACATGACTGTTTTTGATAATATCGCCTTTGGACTTAAGGTCAAAAAGACCCCCAAAGCCCAGATTCGTGAACGGGTTATGGAACTTGTTGAGCTGACCGGGCTAAAAGGTTTTGAACAGCGCTATCCGCATCAACTGTCCGGTGGACAGCGTCAGCGTGTCGCATTTGCCAGAGCTTTGGCTCCTGAGCCGCAGCTGCTGCTGCTGGATGAGCCCTTTGCAGCCATTGACGCCAAGATTCGCCAAGAGCTGCGTTCATGGTTGAGAGAGTTGATTGAGCGGGTCGGCATTACCTCGATATTTGTAACGCATGACCAGGATGAAGCGATCGAAGTCGCGGATGAAATCATGATCATCAGTCAGGGCCGTTTGGAGCAAAAAGGAACACCGTGGGATATCTACAAAAATCCACAGACTCCATTTGTGGCAACCTTTATCGGTGAATCTACTGTTGTGGAAGATGCTTCACAGCTCAAGGGTTTTGAACATGCGATAGAGGGAGATCACACACGTGCCTTGATTAGGCCCGAATATATCGAGATTGGTCTTAAAAACGAATTCTCCATGCTGTCAGCTACCGAAAAAGGCACGGTGAAGCATCTTCACTTCCGCGGAAGTCAGTGGATGGTGGAAGTTGAGGTGCAGGGTCACAAGCTGATCACATATCGTTCTCTTGAAAAAACGACACTGGAGATTGGTCAACAGATTCGGGTGCTTGTGCACCGGGCTTATCTGTTCAATGATGTAGATAGCTGGGTTGTTGAGAATCGCTTGAAGGAAGATCCAATGCCGGTTATGATCTAA
- the clpP gene encoding ATP-dependent Clp endopeptidase proteolytic subunit ClpP, with product MNHVPYVVEQTARGERSYDIYSRLLKDRIIMVSGEIEDQMANAIVAQLLFLTAEDPEKDIQMYINSPGGSVTAGFSIYDTMQFVKPDISTICTGMAASFGTILLVGGTKGKRLALPNSEIMIHQPHGGTRGQASDMLIHANRIIQHRQRLNELLANHTGQPLERIERDSDRDYFLTAEEAVKYGLVDKVITRTD from the coding sequence ATGAACCATGTACCTTATGTAGTTGAACAGACAGCCCGTGGCGAGCGGAGCTATGATATTTATTCACGTTTGCTGAAAGATCGAATTATTATGGTGTCCGGGGAGATTGAGGATCAGATGGCGAATGCCATCGTGGCACAGCTTCTGTTTCTGACCGCTGAGGACCCCGAAAAGGATATCCAGATGTACATCAACAGTCCTGGTGGATCTGTTACAGCCGGATTTTCGATCTATGACACGATGCAATTTGTAAAGCCGGATATTTCAACGATCTGCACTGGCATGGCCGCAAGTTTCGGTACGATTCTGCTGGTAGGTGGAACCAAAGGGAAACGGCTCGCCCTGCCAAATAGTGAGATCATGATCCATCAACCGCATGGGGGTACGCGCGGGCAGGCATCGGATATGCTGATTCACGCAAACCGGATCATTCAGCACCGCCAGCGGCTCAACGAGCTGTTAGCGAATCATACAGGACAACCGCTGGAGCGCATCGAGAGAGATTCGGATCGGGATTATTTCCTGACCGCAGAGGAAGCGGTGAAGTATGGACTGGTGGATAAAGTGATAACCAGAACGGATTAA